A window of Chitinophagales bacterium contains these coding sequences:
- a CDS encoding NADH-quinone oxidoreductase subunit N, whose protein sequence is MNAILFSAIMGVVMMFASFLVRSSKLVRNLAILGMLFVLIMNVLEMTGMFTVSFPVNDMIHADRFSLFFNTIAFTCTFLFFLLSARDMEKVGLNYAEYFSLIFFILSGIALVSSFQSLLILFLGIEIISIPLYILTGSDKKNLKSNEASLKYLLLGAFSTGLMLMGITLLYGASGTFDIYQLIKSADKPSALAQTGLMLLLFSMSFKVSAAPFHFWTPDVYDGAPTVFTSFMATIVKAAAFIGFMRLFSGAFESIHQHWRLMAAIIAALTLFIGNITAVFQQSVKRMLAYSSIAQAGFMMLAIFSLNATATEGLLLYTAAYSLATIGVFAVLVKMKDYTFDGFNGLARQHPFLAGVVTVFLLSLAGIPLTAGFLSKFYLLKATLEAGGYLWLVIFAVIMAVISVYYYFRVIQAMYFKEGEGAVLEAGPVFHWVLGILAFLVLAIGVFPNLLLYWFYF, encoded by the coding sequence ATGAATGCAATTTTATTTTCAGCGATCATGGGCGTTGTGATGATGTTCGCCAGTTTCCTGGTCCGCTCTTCCAAGCTGGTCCGCAACCTGGCCATCTTGGGGATGCTTTTTGTCCTGATCATGAACGTATTGGAAATGACGGGTATGTTCACCGTCTCCTTTCCGGTAAATGATATGATCCATGCGGATCGTTTTTCATTGTTCTTTAATACCATCGCCTTTACCTGTACTTTTTTATTCTTCCTGTTATCGGCCAGGGATATGGAAAAAGTAGGTTTGAATTATGCCGAATATTTTTCCCTGATCTTTTTTATTCTATCCGGTATCGCATTGGTTTCGTCCTTTCAATCCCTGTTGATTCTTTTCCTGGGGATTGAGATCATTTCCATTCCGCTTTATATCCTAACCGGAAGTGATAAAAAGAATCTCAAGAGCAATGAAGCTTCTTTAAAATATTTATTGTTGGGTGCTTTCTCCACTGGTTTGATGCTGATGGGGATCACTTTATTGTATGGTGCTTCCGGAACCTTTGATATTTACCAGCTGATCAAATCCGCGGATAAACCCTCAGCACTGGCCCAGACCGGTTTGATGTTGTTGTTGTTCTCCATGTCATTTAAAGTTTCAGCAGCGCCCTTTCATTTCTGGACACCCGATGTGTACGATGGGGCGCCTACGGTATTTACTTCTTTCATGGCCACGATCGTTAAAGCCGCTGCCTTTATCGGGTTCATGCGTTTGTTCTCCGGAGCATTTGAATCCATTCATCAACATTGGCGACTGATGGCCGCGATCATTGCCGCCCTCACGCTTTTCATTGGCAATATCACGGCGGTATTTCAGCAGAGTGTCAAGCGCATGCTGGCTTATTCCAGTATTGCCCAGGCCGGGTTTATGATGCTGGCCATTTTCTCCCTCAATGCGACAGCTACGGAAGGCCTGCTGCTTTATACAGCGGCATATAGTCTGGCAACGATCGGTGTCTTTGCCGTATTGGTAAAAATGAAAGATTACACCTTTGACGGTTTCAACGGGCTGGCACGGCAACATCCATTTCTCGCCGGTGTCGTCACCGTTTTCCTCCTGTCACTGGCAGGTATACCACTTACAGCAGGTTTTTTGTCTAAATTTTATTTACTCAAAGCCACCCTGGAAGCCGGAGGTTATCTGTGGCTGGTCATCTTTGCGGTGATCATGGCTGTGATCTCCGTTTATTATTATTTCCGGGTTATACAGGCCATGTATTTTAAAGAAGGGGAGGGAGCTGTGCTTGAGGCAGGTCCTGTCTTCCACTGGGTATTGGGTATCCTGGCCTTTCTGGTACTGGCCATCGGGGTGTTCCCCAATCTGCTGCTCTATTGGTTTTATTTCTGA